A region of Pyxidicoccus parkwaysis DNA encodes the following proteins:
- the tssB gene encoding type VI secretion system contractile sheath small subunit: MSKESSVAPTERVNIVYKPATGNAQEQVELPLKVLMMGDFTGQADDRPLEQRAPINVDKANFNEVMAQQGLKVTLTAANKLDSDPNATMNVTLQFRNLNDFAPESVVNQVPELKKLLELRSALNALKGPLGNLPAFRKKLQTMLSDDEGRKALIKELGLKDETK, from the coding sequence ATGAGCAAAGAGAGTTCTGTCGCCCCAACCGAGCGCGTCAACATCGTCTACAAGCCCGCCACGGGCAACGCGCAGGAGCAGGTCGAGCTGCCGCTGAAGGTCCTCATGATGGGGGACTTCACGGGTCAGGCCGATGACCGCCCGCTGGAGCAGCGCGCGCCCATCAACGTCGACAAGGCCAACTTCAACGAGGTGATGGCCCAGCAGGGTCTCAAGGTCACCCTCACCGCCGCCAACAAGCTGGACAGCGACCCGAACGCGACGATGAACGTCACGCTCCAGTTCCGCAACCTCAACGACTTCGCTCCGGAGAGCGTCGTCAACCAGGTGCCGGAGCTGAAGAAGCTGCTCGAGCTGCGCAGCGCGCTCAACGCCCTCAAGGGGCCCCTGGGCAACCTGCCGGCGTTCCGCAAGAAGCTGCAGACGATGCTCTCCGACGACGAGGGCCGCAAGGCGCTCATCAAGGAGCTGGGTCTCAAGGACGAGACCAAGTAG